The Papaver somniferum cultivar HN1 chromosome 3, ASM357369v1, whole genome shotgun sequence genome includes a region encoding these proteins:
- the LOC113359836 gene encoding uncharacterized protein LOC113359836: protein MGGANLIPIYYLSKILKDAELRYTPAEKACLPLILAAQKIRHYLMKHKCYVVATANPIVYLTTRSIQSGNLARWSMQLLEFDFTPIRPQGVRGQAIADLLAAFPGPDTSEIHADLPGEVALAEEAPPRKWKMSFNGSSYGDHGGAGIVFESPDGELKPYAFKLDYPCTNNAAEYESFLIGMQMTLNMGITDLEVMGDSRLLVNQMEGEFHVKEPTLAIYRDKAQRLMRRFEHITLEHMERLANRHGDALTTMTSKLQMLHGEKEVITIIKNTSPLAFEERASIEELDWRRVIIADLKRPPEERQLSWKTLRYYTLLDGDLYFITTGGGLCRSLELSEGKE from the coding sequence ATGGGAGGGGCCAATCTTATCCCCATTTATTACCTTAGCAAAATACTGAAAGATGCGGAACTAAGATATACTCCTGCCGAGAAAGCATGCTTGCCATTGATCTTAGCGGCACAGAAGATACGTCATTATTTAATGAAGCACAAATGCTATGTGGTCGCAACGGCTAACCCAATCGTATACCTGACAACCAGGTCGATTCAATCAGGAAATCTAGCGCGATGGTCAATGCAACTACTGGAATTCGATTTCACGCCAATAAGACCTCAAGGAGTCAGGGGACAGGCGATTGCGGACTTATTAGCGGCCTTCCCAGGACCCGATACTTCCGAAATTCATGCCGACTTACCCGGTGAAGTCGCTTTGGCGGAGGAAGCCCCACCTCGCAAATGGAAGATGTCTTTCAATGGATCCTCTTATGGAGATCATGGGGGCGCTGGAATAGTCTTCGAATCACCAGATGGGGAACTCAAGCCATACGCCTTCAAGCTCGACTATCCTTGCACCAATAACGCGGCCGAATATGAGAGCTTTCTCATTGGAATGCAAATGACGCTAAATATGGGGATAACAGATCTAGAGGTCATGGGCGACTCTAGGCTCCTTGTGAATCAAATGGAAGGAGAATTCCATGTGAAAGAACCAACATTAGCAATCTATCGGGACAAAGCTCAGAGACTAATGAGACGCTTCGAACATATCACGTTAGAACACATGGAGCGACTAGCAAATAGACATGGAGATGCATTAACAACAATGACGTCAAAGCTGCAGATGCTACATGGAGAAAAAGAAGTAATCACTATCATTAAAAACACTTCGCCTTTAGCATTTGAAGAGAGAGCCTCCATCGAGGAGCTGGATTGGCGCCGTGTGATAATAGCAGATCTAAAGCGACCACCCGAAGAAAGGCAACTCTCATGGAAAACCTTGAGGTATTATACACTCCTTGATGGGGATCTATACTTCATCACGACTGGAGGAGGATTATGTAGATCCCTTGAACTGAGCGAAGGTAAAGAATAG